In one Gossypium hirsutum isolate 1008001.06 chromosome D09, Gossypium_hirsutum_v2.1, whole genome shotgun sequence genomic region, the following are encoded:
- the LOC107891401 gene encoding armadillo repeat-containing protein 8, producing MPSATVNKPRPSELLSRLTSAEPEVKVRALREVKNQIIGNRTKKLSFLKLGAVPAVAGILADSIDDVTENNNCNNTNNFLVQSAAALGSFACGFDAGVQAVLDAGAFPNLLRLLANPNEKVVDAVARALRMIYQSKLAPKYDFLQQKNMEFLISLLNSEKETVSGLGASIISRSCETNLEQKALFDAGILRKLNSLLEGGSLSLRDASLESLATVFRNNPEVISKFAGPEIGRPLSSIIDLAKDRYPRTRLLACMCLIVIRNASPHFLQDIGIKTKLIHILLELLDDPGQVGDEAPFAFSSLIAQKEDLQKLALEANAIDKFHHHIKKGSLHPRRYEGILLALADMCSKLESCRSKFLSLQVLNLVADALTDYNAGVRAAACICLKSVTRSIKNLSAGYFMNETIVIPLVQLFLDPSTSVQVAALGATSNIVVDFTTRKSIFVQCGGMKQLVQLAKSMESSVRSNALWALKNFVFQADNRLKEGVFSELTASLLSSLIRDPEPSVQEQALALVRNLVDGCINLIEFVFAEDGLILGAIGRQLQCASKAEIGIQGMYALCNVASGNEFHREAVMQLLFTQMGDKNQSFVVKFLQSNDSQLRTATVWTIVNLTCPSSPGAPCRLEKLRNAGIVSQIKNMVNDPCVDVKLRVRTVLGQSMAFGDN from the exons ATGCCAAGCGCCACTGTCAACAAGCCCCGGCCGAGCGAACTCCTCTCGCGGTTGACCTCCGCCGAGCCTGAGGTCAAGGTCAGGGCCCTTCGCGAGGTTAAAAACCAAATTATTGGGAATCGTACCAAGAAGCTTTCCTTCCTCAAGCTCGGTGCCGTCCCCGCTGTCGCCGGCATCCTAGCTGATTCAATCGACGACGTCACCGAAAATAACAACTGCAACAATACTAATAACTTTCTGGTCCAGTCAGCAGCGGCTCTCGGCAGCTTCGCTTGTGGCTTCGACGCCGGAGTTCAAGCCGTGCTTGACGCCGGTGCTTTCCCTAATCTGTTGCGTCTTCTCGCAAATCCTAATGAGAAG GTGGTAGATGCTGTTGCCCGTGCCCTTAGaatgatatatcaatcaaaattggCCCCAAAATATGATTTCCTTCAACAGAAAAATATGGAGTTCCTTATCTCACTACTAAATAGTGAGAAGGAAACTGTTAGTGGACTTGGTGCAAGCATAATAAGTCGCTCTTGTGAGACAAATTTGGAGCAGAAAGCATTGTTTGATGCTGGTATTTTAAGGAAGCTGAATAGTCTTCTTGAAGGTGGTTCTTTAAGTCTGAGAGATGCTAGTTTAGAGTCTTTAGCCACAGTATTTAGGAATAACCCAGAAGTTATTTCAAAATTTGCTGGACCTGAAATTGGAAGACCTTTGAGTTCTATTATTGATTTAGCGAAGGATAGGTACCCCCGAACAAGGTTGTTAGCTTGCATGTGCTTGATTGTTATAAGGAATGCTTCTCCTCACTTCTTGCAAGATATAGGGATCAAGactaaattaatacatattttacttGAGCTTCTTGATGACCCTGGTCAAGTTGGAGATGAGGCTCCTTTTGCTTTCTCCAGTTTAATTGCGCAAAAGGAGGATCTTCAAAAACTAGCACTCGAGGCCAATGCTATTGATAAATTTCACCACCACATAAAAAAAGGCTCATTGCACCCCAGACGTTATGAGGGAATATTGCTTGCATTAGCTGATATGTGCTCTAAGTTGGAAAGTTGCAGGTCTAAATTCCTCTCGTTGCAG GTGTTGAATTTGGTAGCTGATGCACTAACTGATTATAATGCTGGTGTACGTGCTGCAGCTTGTATATGTTTGAAAAGTGTCACTCGATCAATCAAG AATTTGAGTGCAGGTTATTTTATGAATGAAACTATCGTGATTCCTTTGGTTCAGCTTTTTCTTGACCCTTCAACTTCTGTCCAG GTTGCTGCACTTGGTGCCACTAGCAACATAGTGGTTGATTTTACAACACGTAAATCTATTTTTGTACAATGTGGAGGGATGAAACAGCTGGTTCAGTTAGCAAAGTCCATGGAATCCTCTGTCAGGTCAAATGCTTTGTGGGCTTTGAAGAATTTTGTATTCCAAGCAGACAATAGGTTGAAAGAAGGTGTTTTCTCAGAGCTCACTGCATCATTGTTATCAAGCCTTATCCGTG ATCCAGAGCCTTCGGTACAAGAGCAAGCTTTGGCCCTTGTTCGTAATCTAGTTGATGGATGTATAAACTTAATTGAGTTCGTGTTTGCTGAAGATGGCCTCATATTAGGGGCCATTGGAAGACAATTACAGTGTGCTTCAAAAGCTGAGATAGGGATACAG GGAATGTATGCACTGTGCAATGTGGCAAGTGGGAATGAGTTTCACAGGGAAGCAGTGATGCAGCTACTCTTTACACAAATGGGTGACAAGAATCAATCTTTTGTGGTTAAGTTTTTGCAGAGTAATGATAGCCAGCTACGCACAGCAACTGTCTGGACAATAGTGAATCTTACTTGTCCATCGAGTCCTGGTGCACCTTGCAGGCTTGAAAAGCTGCGCAATGCTGGGATAGTTTCTCAAATAAAGAATATGGTTAATGATCCTTGTGTTGATGTTAAG CTCCGTGTGAGAACTGTGCTAGGGCAATCTATGGCTTTCGGGGACAATTAA